The following coding sequences are from one Melanotaenia boesemani isolate fMelBoe1 chromosome 17, fMelBoe1.pri, whole genome shotgun sequence window:
- the runx1t1 gene encoding protein CBFA2T1 isoform X3, translated as MVGISASFQYRTGKLSTMPDSPADVKTQSRLTPPTMPPPPSTQGAPRNSSYTPTTLTNGSSHSPTALNGAPSPPNGYSNGPSSSSSSSLANQQLPPACGARQLSKLKRFLTTLQQFGNDISPEIGERVRTLVLGLVNSTLTIEEFHSKLQEATNFPLRPFVIPFLKANLPLLQRELLHCARLAKQNPAQYLAQHEQLLLDTSTTSPVDSSELLMDVNENGKRRTPDRTKENGFERDGSLHPEVHPSKRPCTMSPAQRFSPSNGLSYQPNGLPHPGPLPPQHYRLDDMAIAHHYRDTYRHPASNHREIRERARPIGMHAGTRQEEVIDHRLTDREWAEEWKHLDHVRKLLNCIMDMVEKTRRSLTVLRRCQEADREELNYWIRRYSDAEELKKGAASGQSRQQSPAAQENTTSEEAVNEVKRQAMSELQKAVSEAERKAHEMISSERAKMERTVAEAKRQAAEDALSIINQQEDSSESCWNCGRKASETCSGCNTARYCGSFCQHKDWEKHHHVCGQTLQAQQQQSSQQQGGIPGSETPAPISSSACTPSSGTGSPAATPPAATPRSSTPSTPSSAALDGTPR; from the exons ATCGCACTGGGAAGCTCTCCACCATGCCCGACTCACCTGCGGACGTTAAAACACAGTCCAGGTTGACCCCCCCTACCATGCCACCCCCACCCAGTACACAAGGAGCACCTCGTAACAGCTCCTACACACCCACCACAT TAACCAATGGCAGTAGCCACTCCCCAACAGCCCTCAATGGTGCTCCATCTCCTCCAAATGGCTACAGCAATGGTCCTagttcatcctcctcatcctctctgGCCAACCAGCAGCTGCCGCCAGCCTGTGGTGCTCGGCAGCTCAGCAAGCTGAAGCGCTTCCTCACAACTCTTCAGCAGTTTGGGAACGACATCTCTCCTGAAATTGGTGAACGAGTCCGCACGTTAGTGCTGGGACTGGTG AATTCCACGCTAACCATCGAGGAATTTCACTCCAAGCTCCAAGAAGCAACCAACTTCCCCCTGCGACCTTTTGTCATACCCTTTCTGAAG GCGAACCTGCCACTCCTTCAGAGGGAGCTGCTGCACTGTGCCAGGCTAGCTAAGCAGAACCCAGCTCAGTACCTAGCCCAGCATGAGCAGCTACTCCTGGACACCAGCACCACATCCCCGGTGGACTCTTCTGAACTCCTGATGGACGTCAATGAGAACGGCAAGAGAAGGACGCCAGACAG AACCAAAGAGAATGGCTTCGAGCGAGATGGTTCCCTGCATCCTGAAGTCCACCCCAGCAAACGACCCTGCACCATGAGCCCTGCCCAGCGTTTCAGTCCATCTAATGGTCTTTCCTACCAACCCAATGGCCTGCCACACCCGGGTCCACTTCCCCCGCAGCACTACAGATTAGATGACATGGCCATTGCCCATCATTACCGTGATACCTACAGGCACCCAGCCTCTAATCATCGGGAGATCCGGGAGAGAGCCAGACCCATTG GAATGCATGcaggaaccaggcaggaggAAGTCATCGACCACAGGCTGACAGACAGGGAATGGGCTGAGGAATGGAAGCACCTTGACCATGTAAGAAAa CTGCTGAACTGTATCATGGACATGGTAGAGAAAACGAGGCGCTCACTGACGGTGCTGAGGCGGTGCCAGGAGGCCGACCGAGAGGAGCTCAACTACTGGATTAGGCGATACAGTGATGCAGAGGAGCTGAAGAAAGGTGCTGCTAGTGGGCAGTCAAGGCAGCAGAGCCCTGCTgcacaggaaaacacaacatcag AAGAGGCAGTGAATGAAGTGAAGCGACAGGCCATGTCAGAGCTGCAGAAAGCCGTGTCAGAGGCCGAGAGAAAGGCTCACGAGATGATCAGCAGTGAGAGGGCAAAGATGGAGCGCACAGTAGCTGAGGCCAAGCGTCAGGCAGCTGAGGATGCACTCTCCATAATCAACCAACAGGAGGACTCCAGCGAG AGCTGCTGGAACTGTGGTCGTAAGGCCAGTGAGACATGCAGTGGCTGCAACACAGCACGCTACTGTGGTTCCTTCTGCCAGCATAAGGATTGGGAGAAGCACCACCATGTCTGTGGTCAGACCCTCCAGGCCCAGCAGCAGCAATCCAGCCAGCAGCAGGGAGGTATCCCAGGATCAGAGACCCCTGCTCCCATCAGCTCCTCTGCCTGCACCCCAAGCAGCGGGACTGGGAGTCCAGCTGCAACCCCACCTGCTGCTACCCCACGTTCATCCACTCCCAGCACCCCATCCTCCGCTGCCCTTGATGGCACACCACGCTAA
- the runx1t1 gene encoding protein CBFA2T1 isoform X2 — MVGISASFQYRTGKLSTMPDSPADVKTQSRLTPPTMPPPPSTQGAPRNSSYTPTTLTNGSSHSPTALNGAPSPPNGYSNGPSSSSSSSLANQQLPPACGARQLSKLKRFLTTLQQFGNDISPEIGERVRTLVLGLVNSTLTIEEFHSKLQEATNFPLRPFVIPFLKANLPLLQRELLHCARLAKQNPAQYLAQHEQLLLDTSTTSPVDSSELLMDVNENGKRRTPDRTKENGFERDGSLHPEVHPSKRPCTMSPAQRFSPSNGLSYQPNGLPHPGPLPPQHYRLDDMAIAHHYRDTYRHPASNHREIRERARPIGMHAGTRQEEVIDHRLTDREWAEEWKHLDHLLNCIMDMVEKTRRSLTVLRRCQEADREELNYWIRRYSDAEELKKGAASGQSRQQSPAAQENTTSEIHRELLHRPMSGYVPEEIWKKAEEAVNEVKRQAMSELQKAVSEAERKAHEMISSERAKMERTVAEAKRQAAEDALSIINQQEDSSESCWNCGRKASETCSGCNTARYCGSFCQHKDWEKHHHVCGQTLQAQQQQSSQQQGGIPGSETPAPISSSACTPSSGTGSPAATPPAATPRSSTPSTPSSAALDGTPR; from the exons ATCGCACTGGGAAGCTCTCCACCATGCCCGACTCACCTGCGGACGTTAAAACACAGTCCAGGTTGACCCCCCCTACCATGCCACCCCCACCCAGTACACAAGGAGCACCTCGTAACAGCTCCTACACACCCACCACAT TAACCAATGGCAGTAGCCACTCCCCAACAGCCCTCAATGGTGCTCCATCTCCTCCAAATGGCTACAGCAATGGTCCTagttcatcctcctcatcctctctgGCCAACCAGCAGCTGCCGCCAGCCTGTGGTGCTCGGCAGCTCAGCAAGCTGAAGCGCTTCCTCACAACTCTTCAGCAGTTTGGGAACGACATCTCTCCTGAAATTGGTGAACGAGTCCGCACGTTAGTGCTGGGACTGGTG AATTCCACGCTAACCATCGAGGAATTTCACTCCAAGCTCCAAGAAGCAACCAACTTCCCCCTGCGACCTTTTGTCATACCCTTTCTGAAG GCGAACCTGCCACTCCTTCAGAGGGAGCTGCTGCACTGTGCCAGGCTAGCTAAGCAGAACCCAGCTCAGTACCTAGCCCAGCATGAGCAGCTACTCCTGGACACCAGCACCACATCCCCGGTGGACTCTTCTGAACTCCTGATGGACGTCAATGAGAACGGCAAGAGAAGGACGCCAGACAG AACCAAAGAGAATGGCTTCGAGCGAGATGGTTCCCTGCATCCTGAAGTCCACCCCAGCAAACGACCCTGCACCATGAGCCCTGCCCAGCGTTTCAGTCCATCTAATGGTCTTTCCTACCAACCCAATGGCCTGCCACACCCGGGTCCACTTCCCCCGCAGCACTACAGATTAGATGACATGGCCATTGCCCATCATTACCGTGATACCTACAGGCACCCAGCCTCTAATCATCGGGAGATCCGGGAGAGAGCCAGACCCATTG GAATGCATGcaggaaccaggcaggaggAAGTCATCGACCACAGGCTGACAGACAGGGAATGGGCTGAGGAATGGAAGCACCTTGACCAT CTGCTGAACTGTATCATGGACATGGTAGAGAAAACGAGGCGCTCACTGACGGTGCTGAGGCGGTGCCAGGAGGCCGACCGAGAGGAGCTCAACTACTGGATTAGGCGATACAGTGATGCAGAGGAGCTGAAGAAAGGTGCTGCTAGTGGGCAGTCAAGGCAGCAGAGCCCTGCTgcacaggaaaacacaacatcag AAATTCACAGGGAGCTCCTGCACCGGCCAATGTCCGGCTACGTCCCCGAAGAGATCTGGAAGAAAGCTG AAGAGGCAGTGAATGAAGTGAAGCGACAGGCCATGTCAGAGCTGCAGAAAGCCGTGTCAGAGGCCGAGAGAAAGGCTCACGAGATGATCAGCAGTGAGAGGGCAAAGATGGAGCGCACAGTAGCTGAGGCCAAGCGTCAGGCAGCTGAGGATGCACTCTCCATAATCAACCAACAGGAGGACTCCAGCGAG AGCTGCTGGAACTGTGGTCGTAAGGCCAGTGAGACATGCAGTGGCTGCAACACAGCACGCTACTGTGGTTCCTTCTGCCAGCATAAGGATTGGGAGAAGCACCACCATGTCTGTGGTCAGACCCTCCAGGCCCAGCAGCAGCAATCCAGCCAGCAGCAGGGAGGTATCCCAGGATCAGAGACCCCTGCTCCCATCAGCTCCTCTGCCTGCACCCCAAGCAGCGGGACTGGGAGTCCAGCTGCAACCCCACCTGCTGCTACCCCACGTTCATCCACTCCCAGCACCCCATCCTCCGCTGCCCTTGATGGCACACCACGCTAA
- the runx1t1 gene encoding protein CBFA2T1 isoform X1 has product MVGISASFQYRTGKLSTMPDSPADVKTQSRLTPPTMPPPPSTQGAPRNSSYTPTTLTNGSSHSPTALNGAPSPPNGYSNGPSSSSSSSLANQQLPPACGARQLSKLKRFLTTLQQFGNDISPEIGERVRTLVLGLVNSTLTIEEFHSKLQEATNFPLRPFVIPFLKANLPLLQRELLHCARLAKQNPAQYLAQHEQLLLDTSTTSPVDSSELLMDVNENGKRRTPDRTKENGFERDGSLHPEVHPSKRPCTMSPAQRFSPSNGLSYQPNGLPHPGPLPPQHYRLDDMAIAHHYRDTYRHPASNHREIRERARPIGMHAGTRQEEVIDHRLTDREWAEEWKHLDHVRKLLNCIMDMVEKTRRSLTVLRRCQEADREELNYWIRRYSDAEELKKGAASGQSRQQSPAAQENTTSEIHRELLHRPMSGYVPEEIWKKAEEAVNEVKRQAMSELQKAVSEAERKAHEMISSERAKMERTVAEAKRQAAEDALSIINQQEDSSESCWNCGRKASETCSGCNTARYCGSFCQHKDWEKHHHVCGQTLQAQQQQSSQQQGGIPGSETPAPISSSACTPSSGTGSPAATPPAATPRSSTPSTPSSAALDGTPR; this is encoded by the exons ATCGCACTGGGAAGCTCTCCACCATGCCCGACTCACCTGCGGACGTTAAAACACAGTCCAGGTTGACCCCCCCTACCATGCCACCCCCACCCAGTACACAAGGAGCACCTCGTAACAGCTCCTACACACCCACCACAT TAACCAATGGCAGTAGCCACTCCCCAACAGCCCTCAATGGTGCTCCATCTCCTCCAAATGGCTACAGCAATGGTCCTagttcatcctcctcatcctctctgGCCAACCAGCAGCTGCCGCCAGCCTGTGGTGCTCGGCAGCTCAGCAAGCTGAAGCGCTTCCTCACAACTCTTCAGCAGTTTGGGAACGACATCTCTCCTGAAATTGGTGAACGAGTCCGCACGTTAGTGCTGGGACTGGTG AATTCCACGCTAACCATCGAGGAATTTCACTCCAAGCTCCAAGAAGCAACCAACTTCCCCCTGCGACCTTTTGTCATACCCTTTCTGAAG GCGAACCTGCCACTCCTTCAGAGGGAGCTGCTGCACTGTGCCAGGCTAGCTAAGCAGAACCCAGCTCAGTACCTAGCCCAGCATGAGCAGCTACTCCTGGACACCAGCACCACATCCCCGGTGGACTCTTCTGAACTCCTGATGGACGTCAATGAGAACGGCAAGAGAAGGACGCCAGACAG AACCAAAGAGAATGGCTTCGAGCGAGATGGTTCCCTGCATCCTGAAGTCCACCCCAGCAAACGACCCTGCACCATGAGCCCTGCCCAGCGTTTCAGTCCATCTAATGGTCTTTCCTACCAACCCAATGGCCTGCCACACCCGGGTCCACTTCCCCCGCAGCACTACAGATTAGATGACATGGCCATTGCCCATCATTACCGTGATACCTACAGGCACCCAGCCTCTAATCATCGGGAGATCCGGGAGAGAGCCAGACCCATTG GAATGCATGcaggaaccaggcaggaggAAGTCATCGACCACAGGCTGACAGACAGGGAATGGGCTGAGGAATGGAAGCACCTTGACCATGTAAGAAAa CTGCTGAACTGTATCATGGACATGGTAGAGAAAACGAGGCGCTCACTGACGGTGCTGAGGCGGTGCCAGGAGGCCGACCGAGAGGAGCTCAACTACTGGATTAGGCGATACAGTGATGCAGAGGAGCTGAAGAAAGGTGCTGCTAGTGGGCAGTCAAGGCAGCAGAGCCCTGCTgcacaggaaaacacaacatcag AAATTCACAGGGAGCTCCTGCACCGGCCAATGTCCGGCTACGTCCCCGAAGAGATCTGGAAGAAAGCTG AAGAGGCAGTGAATGAAGTGAAGCGACAGGCCATGTCAGAGCTGCAGAAAGCCGTGTCAGAGGCCGAGAGAAAGGCTCACGAGATGATCAGCAGTGAGAGGGCAAAGATGGAGCGCACAGTAGCTGAGGCCAAGCGTCAGGCAGCTGAGGATGCACTCTCCATAATCAACCAACAGGAGGACTCCAGCGAG AGCTGCTGGAACTGTGGTCGTAAGGCCAGTGAGACATGCAGTGGCTGCAACACAGCACGCTACTGTGGTTCCTTCTGCCAGCATAAGGATTGGGAGAAGCACCACCATGTCTGTGGTCAGACCCTCCAGGCCCAGCAGCAGCAATCCAGCCAGCAGCAGGGAGGTATCCCAGGATCAGAGACCCCTGCTCCCATCAGCTCCTCTGCCTGCACCCCAAGCAGCGGGACTGGGAGTCCAGCTGCAACCCCACCTGCTGCTACCCCACGTTCATCCACTCCCAGCACCCCATCCTCCGCTGCCCTTGATGGCACACCACGCTAA